From the genome of Sphingobacterium kitahiroshimense, one region includes:
- a CDS encoding LIC11966 family surface protein: MKKVISGSAALIMFCTLLSCGQKKDAVAYNNELMTIINSEEVHISEMNSAMQSKKYDEAGKVALKWDQAVKEDIKKVEKIGDFNGDDQLQQAILKGLKGYGKIVSEDYPKLINIRKSTTQDPVVEQGLLDNINKAFEDMANGVNVASDKFEKDYAKK, from the coding sequence ATGAAAAAAGTGATTTCAGGAAGTGCTGCTTTAATTATGTTCTGCACACTTTTAAGCTGTGGCCAAAAGAAAGATGCAGTTGCCTATAACAATGAACTGATGACGATTATCAACAGTGAAGAGGTACATATTAGCGAAATGAACAGCGCAATGCAGTCAAAAAAATATGATGAAGCAGGAAAAGTAGCCCTAAAATGGGACCAAGCTGTAAAAGAAGACATTAAAAAGGTTGAAAAAATTGGCGATTTCAACGGTGATGACCAATTGCAGCAAGCCATTCTAAAAGGGTTGAAAGGTTATGGTAAAATTGTTTCAGAAGATTACCCAAAACTGATTAACATTAGAAAGAGTACTACCCAAGATCCGGTGGTAGAACAAGGATTACTGGACAATATTAATAAGGCATTTGAAGATATGGCAAATGGTGTCAATGTCGCTTCAGATAAATTTGAAAAAGATTACGCCAAAAAATAG
- a CDS encoding serine hydrolase domain-containing protein: MRRLFLILILISVFGILSAQDFKEKIDSIIKTEFMQENEPGGAFLVAKNGKVLYKKSFGKANLELDVDMTINHVFQIGSMTKQFTAVAILMLEKQGKLTVNDPISKFIPNYPSGHKITIKHLLTHTSGIQDFTKMKSISDIAQKQMTPEMMVNFFKDEPVNFEAGEKFEYNNSGYIVLGYIIELVSGITYEDFIHKNIFQKIGMNNSYYASDRKIIKSRAYGYHQKADGFVNKTWINFSVPFSSGSLMSTLEDLLKWQNALNDNQVLDSLSLSQAFKSYKLNNGEVSSYGFGWHIKEINGIPTREHGGSIFGFKSMAVYIPSRDIYIVGLSNCDCHSPTELVREIAKITLEVMKQ; encoded by the coding sequence ATGAGAAGATTATTTTTAATACTAATTTTAATTTCTGTTTTTGGCATTTTGTCAGCTCAAGATTTTAAAGAAAAAATTGATAGCATTATTAAAACAGAATTTATGCAGGAAAACGAACCAGGTGGAGCTTTTTTAGTTGCTAAAAATGGAAAAGTGCTTTATAAAAAATCTTTCGGGAAAGCCAATTTGGAATTAGATGTTGATATGACTATCAACCATGTGTTTCAAATAGGTTCCATGACCAAACAGTTTACCGCTGTTGCTATATTAATGCTTGAAAAACAAGGAAAATTAACTGTAAATGATCCAATCTCTAAGTTCATTCCTAATTATCCATCTGGTCATAAAATTACGATAAAACATTTGTTAACACATACGTCGGGAATTCAAGATTTCACTAAAATGAAATCTATATCAGATATTGCTCAAAAACAGATGACCCCTGAAATGATGGTTAACTTTTTTAAAGATGAGCCTGTTAATTTTGAAGCCGGAGAAAAATTTGAGTATAATAATTCAGGCTATATTGTACTTGGATATATAATAGAATTAGTGTCGGGCATTACTTATGAGGATTTTATACATAAGAATATTTTTCAAAAAATTGGAATGAATAATTCCTATTATGCTTCAGATCGAAAAATTATAAAATCTAGGGCATATGGATATCATCAAAAAGCAGATGGTTTTGTTAATAAAACATGGATCAATTTTAGTGTCCCATTTTCTTCAGGCTCTTTGATGTCAACATTAGAAGATTTATTAAAATGGCAAAATGCACTAAATGATAATCAGGTATTGGATTCATTAAGTCTTAGTCAAGCATTTAAATCATATAAATTAAACAACGGTGAAGTCAGTTCGTATGGATTTGGCTGGCATATTAAAGAAATTAATGGTATACCTACAAGAGAACATGGAGGCAGTATTTTTGGATTTAAATCTATGGCCGTTTACATTCCCAGTAGAGATATTTATATTGTTGGATTGAGCAACTGCGATTGTCACTCACCTACAGAGTTGGTTCGGGAAATTGCTAAGATTACACTTGAAGTTATGAAACAATAA
- a CDS encoding GntR family transcriptional regulator, with protein MSTTNEIGNGSRMKYLQLVDHIYALIEKNDLHIGDRIPSLKQLQDQLSMSKETVLKGLNYLLEKGVIESVYRKGYYVKKIQVQHSYRILLLLDKMNPMREQIYQSLLAETKGIADIDVYFHHHNFNVFKNIITENINNYTHFVIVTFLKEDPSSIINLVPPSKRIIIDYNQLELSGLYACIYQDYEYDIYNSLSLLQDNIKKYKNLVLIAHPEALHAKHVIKGFISYCEEFNVKYNIQSEVDENKFEKHTAFITFSRYDSDDVSLIKLAKKHGFTLGYDIGLISYNDTDVKEILEGGITVISTDFQAMGKTTAEVILQKKIVNFRNPTQVIIRNSL; from the coding sequence ATGTCCACGACAAACGAAATAGGTAATGGATCACGTATGAAGTATCTACAGTTGGTAGATCACATCTATGCGTTGATCGAAAAGAATGACCTTCATATCGGAGATCGTATTCCTTCTTTAAAACAATTACAGGATCAACTCAGCATGAGTAAGGAGACTGTGCTGAAAGGGCTTAATTATTTGCTTGAAAAAGGTGTAATCGAATCGGTATACCGCAAAGGGTATTATGTAAAGAAAATACAGGTACAACATTCTTATCGTATCCTGCTTCTTCTCGATAAAATGAATCCTATGCGTGAACAGATTTATCAATCTTTGCTTGCTGAAACGAAAGGTATTGCGGATATTGATGTTTACTTTCACCACCATAACTTTAATGTTTTCAAAAATATTATCACTGAAAACATTAATAATTATACACATTTTGTTATTGTCACATTTCTAAAAGAAGATCCCTCTTCAATAATAAATCTTGTTCCACCTAGCAAACGGATTATTATTGATTACAATCAATTGGAGCTTTCTGGTCTTTATGCCTGTATTTACCAAGACTACGAATACGATATCTACAATAGTCTTAGTCTTCTACAGGATAATATTAAAAAATATAAGAATCTTGTACTTATTGCACACCCCGAAGCTTTACATGCGAAGCACGTAATCAAAGGCTTTATTAGTTACTGCGAGGAGTTCAACGTTAAATATAATATCCAGTCGGAAGTAGATGAAAACAAATTTGAAAAGCATACTGCCTTTATTACTTTTAGTCGATACGATTCTGACGATGTATCACTGATCAAATTAGCTAAAAAGCATGGATTTACATTAGGTTACGATATTGGTCTTATTTCTTACAATGATACAGATGTTAAAGAGATTCTCGAGGGAGGAATTACCGTAATCTCTACTGATTTTCAGGCAATGGGAAAAACTACTGCTGAAGTTATACTTCAAAAGAAAATTGTAAATTTTCGCAACCCTACTCAAGTTATTATCCGAAATTCACTATAA
- a CDS encoding SusC/RagA family TonB-linked outer membrane protein translates to MTLFHLRTAWLFLGILFISFSSFGQQSRSAKGRVVDVKGIPLIGVTVSNQNKSVNTSTDSMGNFLISPIFKDELLLFSMIGHVVVEQAAVLDKPMVITLLSNTQMLDDVVIIGYGTTTKRDLTGAVGQANLTDMRKAPVANFEEALAGRVAGVQVSSNDGQPGAELKIVIRGNNSVTQDNSPLYVVDGFPVETSVGNMINPEEIASLEVLKDASATAIYGARGANGVVLITTKKGKVGAPVINYSGWVGLNQVIKKQEVLDPYEFVKYQLEQNPVLYTGIYLKEGKKLDDYRDMEGINWQDKIFRNAVTHNHTLAMRGGSELTRYAISGSALDQDGIILNSGFNKYQGRIVLDQTINTKFKAGINLNYTAYKRYGTVVSESQVSPTASLMYGIWGFRPVTGSDLADASLIDDLFDPDMDPSAGTDLRINPYLAVQNEYNPLFSTNLTANGYLEYKLAKTLTWRTTGGYTRINQRREVFFNSRSRGGHPYTNNKVNGSIWNNEITNLLNENTLSYDKKFKGGHRLSAVAGFTLQDIRNYTNGFSSILVPNEALGIKGLDEGQVTTAPITDQANGLVSYLGRVDYNYRSRYLLTLSFRSDGSSKFPKANRWAYFPSGSFAWRLKEENFLKSLTVINDAKIRVGIGSTGNNRVSDYASLSALQMNPASGYSIGNSAGQGMVPTNLGNPNLKWETTVQTNVGLDVSLFKNRVSLTTDYYHKETRDLLLNATLAPSMGFLTGFKNIGRVSNSGIEFTLETKNVQTPNFSWNSSFNIAFNKNKVLELNEGEPSLATRVTWGNFNNAYPYIAIPGQPIALFYGYLFDGVYQYADFDEANGSYILKTGVPNNGVPRANIEPGDIRFKDINGDGQVDNYDLTIIGNPNPKHIGGFNNNFIYKNFDLNVFLQWSYGGDILNANRIEFEGGDPVARGFLNMFASFADRWTPENQTNDLYRVGGQGPAVYSSRTIEDGSYLRLKTVSLGYTFDAKQLKRIRMSSIRVYMAAQNLITWTNYSGLDPEVNTRPGALTPSFDWSAYPRPRTVTLGLDLNF, encoded by the coding sequence ATGACTCTATTTCATCTAAGGACAGCTTGGCTGTTTTTAGGAATTCTTTTCATTTCTTTCTCCTCCTTTGGCCAGCAGTCTAGGTCTGCGAAGGGAAGAGTAGTAGACGTAAAGGGCATTCCTTTAATCGGGGTTACTGTTTCTAATCAAAATAAATCCGTCAATACCTCGACAGATTCTATGGGTAATTTTTTAATATCTCCAATTTTCAAAGATGAGCTCCTGCTGTTTTCAATGATCGGACATGTAGTTGTAGAACAGGCTGCGGTATTGGATAAGCCTATGGTGATCACATTATTGTCAAATACCCAAATGCTTGATGATGTCGTCATAATTGGTTACGGTACTACAACAAAACGCGACCTGACCGGCGCTGTGGGTCAGGCTAATCTGACGGATATGCGAAAAGCGCCAGTAGCGAATTTTGAAGAAGCATTGGCTGGACGGGTAGCTGGAGTACAGGTAAGCTCGAATGATGGGCAACCGGGAGCGGAGCTTAAAATTGTTATTCGAGGCAACAACTCAGTCACTCAGGATAATTCTCCACTGTATGTAGTTGATGGATTTCCTGTGGAAACTTCCGTCGGGAATATGATCAATCCAGAAGAAATAGCATCCTTAGAAGTGTTGAAAGATGCCTCTGCCACCGCTATATATGGAGCAAGGGGAGCCAATGGTGTGGTGCTGATTACAACAAAAAAAGGTAAAGTGGGAGCACCAGTCATTAATTACAGTGGCTGGGTAGGGCTTAATCAGGTCATCAAAAAACAAGAGGTTCTCGATCCCTATGAATTTGTAAAATATCAATTGGAACAAAATCCTGTGCTTTATACAGGTATTTATCTTAAGGAGGGGAAGAAGCTGGATGATTATAGAGATATGGAAGGAATCAATTGGCAAGATAAGATATTTCGCAATGCCGTTACACACAATCATACACTTGCCATGCGTGGCGGCAGTGAGCTTACGCGATATGCAATCTCAGGATCGGCACTGGATCAAGATGGGATTATTTTAAATAGTGGCTTCAATAAGTATCAGGGGCGGATAGTCTTGGATCAGACCATAAACACAAAATTTAAAGCGGGAATAAACTTAAATTATACAGCCTATAAACGATACGGTACAGTTGTGTCCGAATCTCAGGTAAGTCCAACGGCTAGCCTGATGTATGGGATATGGGGATTTAGACCGGTCACTGGAAGTGATTTGGCTGATGCATCGTTAATAGATGATCTCTTTGATCCAGATATGGACCCCAGTGCCGGTACAGATCTACGTATCAATCCTTATCTAGCTGTGCAGAATGAGTATAATCCATTGTTCAGCACTAATCTAACTGCCAATGGTTATCTGGAGTATAAACTGGCAAAGACCTTAACATGGAGAACGACTGGTGGTTATACTCGGATAAATCAAAGACGAGAAGTATTTTTTAATTCTCGGTCTAGAGGAGGACATCCATATACAAATAATAAAGTAAACGGTTCGATCTGGAATAACGAGATCACAAACCTGTTAAATGAGAATACACTGTCTTATGATAAGAAATTTAAAGGAGGACATCGCTTAAGTGCTGTAGCAGGGTTTACCTTACAGGATATTCGGAATTACACCAATGGTTTTTCATCTATCCTGGTACCCAATGAGGCATTGGGTATCAAAGGACTGGATGAAGGACAGGTGACAACGGCCCCGATTACAGATCAGGCCAATGGACTGGTATCCTATTTGGGACGTGTTGACTATAATTACCGGTCACGGTATTTGTTGACACTTTCATTCAGAAGTGACGGATCATCAAAGTTTCCTAAAGCAAATAGATGGGCTTATTTTCCTTCGGGATCTTTTGCCTGGCGGCTGAAGGAAGAAAACTTCCTCAAGTCATTGACCGTAATCAATGATGCTAAAATACGGGTAGGTATAGGCTCGACCGGCAATAACCGGGTATCTGATTACGCGTCACTTAGTGCATTGCAAATGAACCCAGCCTCAGGTTATAGCATTGGTAATAGCGCTGGCCAAGGAATGGTGCCGACCAACTTGGGAAATCCAAATCTGAAGTGGGAAACCACCGTACAGACCAACGTAGGACTTGATGTCTCCCTATTCAAGAATCGGGTATCTCTAACCACAGATTACTATCATAAGGAGACTCGTGATCTATTGTTAAATGCGACTTTGGCACCTAGTATGGGATTCCTGACCGGGTTCAAGAATATTGGTCGAGTATCCAACAGTGGGATCGAATTTACTTTAGAAACCAAAAATGTACAAACTCCAAATTTTTCATGGAATTCGAGCTTTAATATCGCATTCAATAAAAATAAAGTGCTCGAACTGAATGAGGGGGAACCAAGCCTTGCTACCCGTGTTACATGGGGCAACTTTAACAATGCATATCCTTACATCGCTATACCGGGACAGCCAATTGCTTTGTTTTACGGTTATCTGTTTGACGGAGTATATCAGTATGCAGACTTTGACGAGGCCAATGGCAGTTACATATTGAAGACAGGAGTGCCCAATAATGGTGTCCCTAGAGCAAATATTGAACCTGGAGATATCCGGTTTAAAGATATTAATGGTGATGGGCAGGTTGACAACTACGACCTGACGATTATAGGCAATCCAAATCCAAAGCATATTGGTGGATTCAATAATAACTTCATTTACAAGAATTTTGACCTGAATGTCTTTTTACAATGGAGCTACGGAGGTGATATCCTCAACGCCAATCGTATTGAATTCGAGGGAGGAGATCCTGTCGCTCGTGGTTTCTTAAACATGTTTGCCTCTTTTGCAGACCGATGGACCCCAGAAAATCAAACCAATGATCTCTATCGGGTTGGTGGACAGGGGCCCGCAGTGTACTCTTCCAGAACGATCGAAGACGGGTCTTATCTGCGCCTCAAGACGGTGTCTTTGGGATATACCTTCGATGCCAAGCAGCTCAAAAGAATACGAATGTCATCGATACGAGTATACATGGCGGCTCAGAATCTGATCACCTGGACTAATTATTCTGGACTCGATCCTGAAGTGAATACACGTCCCGGAGCATTGACTCCGTCGTTTGACTGGTCTGCTTATCCACGACCTCGTACAGTGACACTGGGACTTGATCTTAATTTTTAA
- a CDS encoding RagB/SusD family nutrient uptake outer membrane protein, which translates to MMKSIYILSICMVCLISSCSKLLDKEPDFVTTENYFKSEDELMNSLHGVYNRLIDTYGRMYSRGLFSYFVLSDEAYFKNISINNIRVMVMNAADLDIGRLWETLYEGINRSNLLLENVDRVDMDITRRNAIKGEALFMRGYYYYVLTDLFGEVPLKLSSTQSPNEAYPTQATLAVLYAQIVKDMEEAENLVYESGEVANERVSKTAVQAMLARVFLKMAGQPLNDQSRYQDALHYADKVIASGKHELNPDYKQIFINHSQDINDAKECLWEVGMFGNKIGNIDQAGMVGIENGIECPDERIGYSGGAMRITAKLYDLFGQKDTIRRDWSISPYRFVVASGTTSRRYHTAAQVYERNPGKWRREYEIGTKARSYNSTNFPMIRYSDVLLMKAEAANEVNGSPTVEAYEAVNQVRRRAFGTPSSMVNKDSDVPAGLDKIEFLQYIQDERLRELCFEGIRRHDLIRWGIYVPTMNTLGRDISTNAPAAHRYGGNAGLNATERNVLFPIPNTEITINKQIVQNPGW; encoded by the coding sequence ATGATGAAAAGCATCTATATTTTATCCATATGTATGGTCTGTCTAATCAGCTCATGTTCCAAATTATTGGACAAAGAACCGGATTTTGTGACGACTGAAAATTATTTCAAGAGTGAAGACGAATTGATGAATAGTCTACATGGCGTTTATAATCGGTTGATCGATACGTATGGTCGTATGTACAGTCGAGGACTCTTCAGCTACTTTGTCCTCAGTGATGAAGCTTATTTTAAGAATATATCCATCAACAATATCAGAGTGATGGTCATGAATGCAGCAGATCTGGACATCGGTAGATTATGGGAGACGTTGTACGAAGGAATAAACAGGTCAAATCTATTATTGGAAAATGTAGATCGGGTGGATATGGATATCACCAGGAGAAATGCCATAAAAGGTGAAGCACTCTTTATGCGTGGATACTATTATTATGTGTTGACTGATCTTTTTGGTGAAGTTCCTCTAAAACTGTCGTCTACCCAATCTCCAAATGAAGCATATCCTACCCAAGCGACTTTGGCAGTTTTGTACGCACAAATTGTGAAAGACATGGAAGAGGCTGAAAATCTGGTCTACGAAAGTGGAGAAGTCGCTAATGAAAGAGTTTCCAAAACAGCGGTCCAAGCAATGTTGGCTCGGGTATTTCTAAAAATGGCTGGTCAGCCACTTAATGATCAATCCCGCTATCAAGATGCCCTCCACTATGCTGATAAAGTAATCGCTTCTGGAAAACATGAGCTCAATCCTGATTATAAGCAAATATTTATCAACCATTCACAGGATATCAATGATGCTAAAGAATGTCTTTGGGAAGTGGGCATGTTTGGTAATAAGATAGGCAATATTGATCAGGCTGGGATGGTCGGTATTGAGAATGGAATAGAATGTCCTGATGAACGTATTGGATATTCCGGCGGGGCAATGCGGATCACAGCCAAGTTGTATGATCTATTTGGTCAAAAGGATACCATTAGACGCGATTGGAGTATCAGCCCTTATCGTTTTGTAGTCGCTTCTGGAACGACCTCACGGCGATACCATACTGCGGCGCAGGTGTACGAGCGGAATCCCGGCAAATGGAGACGGGAATATGAGATAGGTACCAAAGCACGCAGTTATAATTCGACTAATTTTCCGATGATCCGTTACAGTGATGTGCTGCTGATGAAAGCCGAAGCCGCAAATGAAGTTAATGGATCGCCTACAGTGGAAGCCTATGAAGCCGTCAACCAAGTTCGCAGAAGAGCTTTTGGTACACCTTCAAGTATGGTAAACAAAGATAGTGATGTACCCGCAGGATTGGATAAAATTGAATTTTTGCAATATATCCAAGATGAACGTTTGCGCGAGCTCTGCTTTGAGGGTATTAGAAGACATGATCTGATCCGTTGGGGAATCTATGTGCCAACTATGAATACACTAGGAAGAGATATTTCGACCAACGCACCTGCGGCACATCGGTATGGCGGTAATGCAGGTCTGAATGCAACTGAAAGAAATGTGTTATTCCCGATCCCCAACACTGAAATTACCATCAATAAACAGATTGTCCAAAATCCAGGTTGGTAA
- a CDS encoding DUF5017 domain-containing protein, whose amino-acid sequence MKRLTIYIMTALLLASCMKEDIASADLQVLTSASEYRVGDTVVFRFEGAPDNVVFYSGEHGHNYELKDRQYADNDLQIDFKTLVQWGVIYQNLQLLVSNDFSGVYNQEQIAKATWVDISDKAVFSTGKDNTASGTVSLKPYVGTVDTASLYVAFRYTDFQKKQQNRWVIRTFNADKVSPEGMTTNVATMSSAGWETVSILNDSKVWDISAKQLMMYGGVASDTDNDDWVISKGFTVKASVADKGIALKNISTTMQEYRYVYQSPGIYKAVFETSSDWYSGRQEGYTEVTVEIKP is encoded by the coding sequence ATGAAAAGATTGACAATTTATATCATGACGGCCTTACTGCTAGCTAGTTGCATGAAGGAGGATATCGCCAGCGCTGATCTTCAGGTCCTGACGAGTGCATCGGAATATAGAGTAGGAGATACTGTCGTATTCCGATTTGAGGGGGCTCCGGACAATGTCGTGTTTTATTCAGGAGAACATGGTCACAACTACGAACTGAAGGATCGGCAATATGCAGACAATGACCTACAGATTGATTTTAAAACATTGGTGCAGTGGGGCGTAATCTATCAGAATCTACAATTGTTGGTCTCCAATGATTTTAGTGGAGTGTATAATCAAGAACAGATCGCTAAGGCAACCTGGGTGGATATTTCCGACAAAGCTGTATTCTCCACAGGCAAAGACAACACAGCTTCTGGAACAGTGAGTCTGAAACCTTATGTCGGCACCGTCGATACAGCGTCACTTTATGTCGCATTTCGGTATACTGACTTCCAAAAAAAACAGCAGAACAGATGGGTCATCCGTACTTTTAATGCTGACAAAGTGTCTCCGGAGGGGATGACGACAAATGTAGCGACGATGTCCAGTGCCGGCTGGGAAACCGTCAGCATCTTGAATGATAGTAAGGTGTGGGACATTTCTGCTAAACAGCTAATGATGTATGGGGGAGTTGCCTCCGATACCGACAACGATGACTGGGTCATTTCTAAAGGATTTACAGTGAAAGCATCTGTAGCAGATAAAGGAATCGCACTGAAAAATATCAGTACCACTATGCAGGAATACAGATATGTGTACCAGAGCCCCGGGATCTACAAAGCAGTATTTGAAACTTCATCGGATTGGTACAGTGGGCGTCAAGAAGGATATACCGAAGTAACAGTAGAAATCAAGCCATGA
- a CDS encoding glycerophosphoryl diester phosphodiesterase, producing MIIIHILNKIGKQGRTAGKCLILLPLLYCSEASGQSHAEVALENSAVQLVWRHAKTGYNLQSVALKGREGKDYLTMATHQRTVLFSKEKPLDTAVTIYDKQGKTIQFPDSQYRYVTPVWSQSLSAVSLNIAGEAWSYQPTSVSSISKSALTFQYGSEKFEMSEEWSLDSNYAHDIRVRMTLVAKESGYYSLSTPSLATADQKQFQWAVIPGLFQGAQLNPDFVRAYAYGHGIPDRPVVVRERTASTLTSLLTTQAGITLATVAEPGTARDPWPENVKTHADWRLGLSLMNRNSELTPTLYHPVLGSTGSYLKEGEQVTFSFRYTIQKAGWYDVLGHVIKDVYQFDDFLKMKKAKRSLTDRLYAMYDYVIADSTSKWRTERYEGEVIGAQDYLGGVYGSEKDAMKNSDYGAMWMLARLTGDTKLKEQRLPAALNFKLKQQHSEQGFFYGSAAGQYYLHRSKRFAEEWGPYSEPIGTTYYMLMDIGNILLFEPDRTALKQELRKAADWLLSKMHPDGHWEVAYDNQSNTPMFEDLADLRPTFYGLLVAHQLLKDEKYKEGAIKGAKWFVENAAKKGWFLGVCGDTRFAPDFATIQSVQALIDMYKLTNDEQYQNAALQVAKYYTTAIYTHPMPSRTTKQVNGVTREDWEISQVGLSFEHGGIMGSANHHGPILLSSHAGLFVRLYAQTNDSLFLNMARAAAWGRDAFVDASTGVASYYWDAMNKGAGPFPHHAWWQLGWITDYLIAEATLRSNGQITFPSGFITPKVGPHRSYGFEKGSIFGRSVDLKMKKGLVVLGNANVDYILATDSDNKELYIILLNNSVTPQSFRLSVAENQSREIFGLIGKQAHVLNSRGAEEVRMDSAEDWEITLPETGLKIVRITYH from the coding sequence ATGATCATTATACACATACTCAATAAAATAGGTAAGCAGGGCCGTACCGCAGGAAAGTGTCTTATTTTACTGCCGCTACTGTATTGTTCAGAAGCATCTGGGCAAAGTCATGCCGAAGTTGCTTTGGAAAATAGTGCCGTACAGTTGGTGTGGCGTCATGCAAAAACTGGCTATAACCTTCAATCTGTCGCTTTAAAGGGAAGGGAGGGAAAGGACTATTTAACTATGGCTACGCATCAACGAACGGTGTTGTTCTCGAAAGAAAAGCCGTTGGACACAGCAGTTACAATCTATGATAAACAAGGGAAAACGATTCAGTTCCCAGACTCCCAATACCGCTACGTGACACCAGTATGGTCGCAGAGTCTATCGGCTGTCAGCTTAAATATTGCTGGCGAAGCCTGGTCTTATCAACCGACTTCCGTGAGCTCTATTTCGAAATCAGCGCTTACTTTCCAATATGGTAGTGAAAAATTTGAAATGTCGGAAGAATGGAGTTTGGATTCCAATTATGCCCATGACATCCGTGTGCGTATGACTTTGGTTGCCAAGGAAAGCGGTTATTATTCGTTATCAACCCCATCTTTGGCTACAGCAGATCAAAAACAATTTCAATGGGCTGTGATTCCGGGATTATTTCAAGGAGCGCAACTCAATCCTGACTTTGTAAGGGCGTATGCATATGGTCATGGTATACCTGATCGGCCGGTGGTCGTGCGGGAACGAACAGCGTCTACATTAACCTCCTTATTGACAACGCAGGCGGGAATAACCTTAGCCACTGTGGCCGAACCGGGAACGGCGAGGGATCCATGGCCGGAGAATGTCAAGACCCATGCAGACTGGAGACTCGGATTGTCTCTGATGAATCGAAACAGTGAACTGACACCCACCCTATATCATCCTGTATTGGGATCGACCGGATCTTACCTAAAGGAAGGTGAGCAGGTAACATTTTCTTTTCGGTATACCATCCAAAAAGCAGGATGGTATGACGTCCTAGGACACGTGATAAAAGACGTGTATCAATTTGACGATTTTTTAAAGATGAAGAAAGCAAAGCGGTCTTTGACGGATCGTCTCTACGCTATGTATGATTATGTCATTGCTGACAGTACATCTAAGTGGCGAACGGAACGTTACGAGGGGGAGGTGATCGGAGCTCAGGATTATCTGGGAGGGGTCTATGGTTCCGAAAAAGACGCGATGAAAAACTCAGATTATGGAGCGATGTGGATGCTGGCCAGATTGACTGGAGACACGAAGTTGAAGGAACAGCGACTTCCTGCGGCTTTAAACTTTAAGCTGAAACAGCAGCATAGCGAACAAGGATTTTTTTACGGGTCGGCAGCAGGCCAGTACTACCTGCATCGCAGTAAGCGATTTGCTGAAGAATGGGGCCCATACAGTGAACCTATCGGTACGACATACTATATGTTAATGGATATTGGTAATATATTACTTTTTGAACCAGATCGGACAGCTCTTAAGCAAGAGCTGCGAAAAGCAGCAGATTGGTTGTTATCAAAAATGCATCCGGATGGACACTGGGAGGTCGCCTATGACAACCAGTCAAACACTCCGATGTTCGAGGATTTAGCAGATCTCCGTCCAACATTTTACGGCCTACTGGTTGCTCATCAGTTGCTGAAAGATGAAAAATATAAAGAAGGGGCCATCAAAGGAGCAAAATGGTTTGTGGAAAATGCTGCTAAAAAAGGATGGTTTCTCGGTGTTTGTGGAGACACCCGATTCGCCCCGGATTTTGCAACAATACAGTCCGTGCAAGCCCTGATAGATATGTATAAGCTGACAAATGATGAACAGTATCAAAATGCGGCGCTACAAGTGGCCAAGTACTATACAACAGCTATCTATACGCATCCCATGCCATCCCGTACGACTAAACAGGTAAACGGTGTGACGCGAGAGGACTGGGAAATCAGCCAAGTGGGGTTAAGTTTTGAGCATGGTGGTATCATGGGGTCTGCCAATCATCATGGCCCTATTCTGCTGTCAAGCCACGCAGGTCTATTCGTTAGGCTTTATGCGCAGACAAATGATAGCTTATTTCTGAATATGGCAAGAGCGGCGGCGTGGGGACGGGACGCATTTGTGGACGCCTCTACAGGAGTAGCATCTTACTATTGGGATGCCATGAATAAAGGGGCAGGTCCATTTCCGCACCATGCGTGGTGGCAGCTGGGGTGGATTACAGACTATCTAATAGCTGAGGCAACACTTCGATCGAATGGACAAATTACTTTCCCCAGTGGGTTTATCACCCCTAAAGTGGGCCCTCATCGTAGCTATGGCTTTGAAAAGGGCAGCATATTTGGAAGATCCGTGGATTTGAAAATGAAAAAAGGACTTGTAGTTCTGGGTAACGCAAATGTAGATTATATCTTGGCTACAGATAGCGATAATAAGGAGCTCTATATCATCTTGTTGAATAATAGTGTAACTCCACAATCCTTTCGACTTTCTGTAGCTGAAAACCAATCCCGTGAGATATTTGGGTTGATCGGAAAACAGGCGCATGTCCTCAACTCGAGGGGTGCCGAGGAAGTACGCATGGATAGTGCCGAAGATTGGGAAATCACATTGCCCGAGACTGGACTCAAAATCGTAAGGATCACCTATCATTAA